A section of the Apodemus sylvaticus chromosome 10, mApoSyl1.1, whole genome shotgun sequence genome encodes:
- the Rhot2 gene encoding mitochondrial Rho GTPase 2 — protein sequence MRRDVRILLLGEAQVGKTSLILSLVGEEFPEEVPARAEEITIPADVTPEKVPTHIVDFSEAEQTEEELQEEILKANVVCVVYDVSEETTIEKIRTKWIPLVNGRTATGPRLPIILVGNKSDLRPGGTMEAVLPIMSQFPEIETCVECSAKHLRNISELFYYAQKAVLHPTAPLYDPETKQLRPACAQALTRIFRLSDQDLDHALNDEELNAFQKSCFGHPLAPQALEDVKRVVCKNVPGGVQADRLTLEGFLFLNTLFIQRGRHETTWTILRRFGYSDSLELTPTYLCPPLHVPPGCSTELNHRGYQFVQRVFEKHDQDHDGVLSPTELQNFFSVFSVAPWGPELSHTVPTQAGCLPLHGYLCQWTLVTYLDVQQCLADLGYLGYPTLCEQDSQAQAITVTREKRLDQEKGQTQRSVLMCKVLGGRGVGKSAFLQAFLGHSLGEARDPHEKSPVHTINTVQVRGQEKYLILCEVSADSLLDTSLDTTCDVACLMFDSSDPKTFVHCASIYKRYYMDGQTPCLFISSKADLPEGVAPPGLSPAEFCRRHRLPAPASFSCLGPAQPSTDVFTQLATMATFPHLVHTELHPTSFWLRGMLVAVGTAVAAVLSFSLYRVLVKSR from the exons ATGCGGCGCGACGTGCGCATCCTGCTGTTGGGCGAGG CCCAGGTGGGGAAGACTTCTCTGATCCTGTCGCTGGTCGGCGAGGAGTTTCCCGAGGAG GTCCCTGCCCGCGCGGAGGAGATCACCATCCCCGCCGACGTCACCCCGGAGAAGGTGCCCACTCATATCGTGGATTTCTCAG AAGCGGAGCAGACAGAGGAGGAACTTCAGGAGGAGATCCTCAAG GCAAATGTAGTGTGCGTGGTGTACGATGTGTCTGAGGAGACCACCATTGAGAAG ATCCGTACCAAGTGGATCCCCCTCGTGAATGGCAGGACGGCGACAGGGCCCAG GTTGCCCATCATCCTGGTAGGCAATAAGTCAGACCTGCGGCCGGGGGGTACCATGGAGGCTGTTCTGCCCATCATGAGCCAGTTTCCTGAGATAGAGACGTGCGTGGAG TGTTCAGCCAAGCACTTGAGGAATATTTCTGAGCTGTTCTACTATGCCCAGAAGGCTGTTTTGCATCCCACAGCCCCCCTTTATGACCCGGAGACCAAACAG CTAAGGCCTGCGTGCGCCCAGGCGCTCACACGGATCTTCAGGCTGTCGGACCAGGACCTAGACCATGCGCTGAACGACGAGGAGCTTAATGCCTTCCAG AAGTCCTGCTTTGGCCACCCCCTGGCCCCACAGGCCCTGGAGGATGTGAAGAGGGTGGTGTGCAAGAACGTGCCAGGTGGTGTGCAGGCTGACCGGCTGACCCTGGAAG GCTTCCTCTTCCTGAACACACTCTTCATCCAACGTGGCCGGCATGAGACCACGTGGACCATCCTGCGGCGCTTTGGTTACAGTGACTCGCTGGAGCTGACGCCTACCTACCTCTGTCCGCC GCTCCATGTACCCCCTGGCTGCAGCACGGAGCTCAACCATCGTGGCTACCAGTTTGTGCAGCGGGTATTTGAGAAGCATGACCAG GACCATGATGGTGTCCTCTCGCCCACGGAACTACAGAACTTCTTCAGTGTGTTCTCAGTTGCCCCGTGGGGCCCTGAACTCTCACACACAGTCCCCACTCAGGCTGGCTGTCTGCCCTTGCATGGGTATCTCTGCCAGTGGAC CCTGGTGACATACTTGGATGTCCAGCAATGCCTTGCAGACCTGGGCTACCTGGGTTACCCCACGCTCTGTGAACAGGACTCCCAGGCACAGGCTATCACAG TTACTCGGGAGAAGAGACTGGACCAGGAGAAAGGGCAGACCCAGCGCAGCGTTCTCATGTGTAAGGTGTTGGGCGGCCGAGGGGTGGGCAAGTCAGCCTTCCTGCAAGCCTTCCTCGGCCACAGCCTCGGG GAAGCCAGGGACCCCCATGAGAAATCCCCCGTGCATACCATCAATACAGTGCAGGTCCGCGGACAGGAGAAGTACCTGATT CTGTGTGAAGTGAGTGCTGACAGCCTGCTGGACACCTCTCTAGACACTACCTGTGATGTCGCCTGCTTAATGTTTGACAGCAGTGATCCCAAGACCTTTGTGCACTGTGCTTCCATATACAAG CGTTATTACATGGATGGGCAGACCCCCTGCCTCTTTATCTCCTCCAAAGCTGATCTCCCTGAAGGTGTTGCCCCACCAGGCCTGTCACCAGCTGAGTTCTGCAGGAGGCACCggctgcctgcccctgcctcgtTCTCCTGCTTGggaccagcccagcccagcacagatGTCTTTACCCAACTTGCTACCATGGCCACTTTCCC ACACCTGGTGCACACAGAGCTGCACCCCACCTCCTTCTGGCTCCGAGGAATGCTGGTGGCTGTCGGGACCGCGGTGGCTGCTGTCCTTAGCTTCTCTCTATACAGGGTCCTAGTGAAGAGCCGATGA